The genomic interval TCAATGGGCCTCCCACTGGATCGAGCTCATGTCGATACCTTCCTGATGCATCTCGAACAAAGGAGACATGTCACGCAAGCGCTTCACATGCTCGACGACGAGCTCACCCACGTAGTCGACTTCCTCTTCGGTATTGAACTTGCCCAAGCCGAAGCGAATCGAGCTATGAGCCAGCTCCTCGCCGACGCCCAGCGCGCGCAACACGTAGCTAGGTTCCAGGCTGGCGCTCGTGCAGGCGCTTCCGGAGGATACCGCCACGTCCTTGATCGCCATCATGAGCGCCTCGCCTTCGACGAAGGCGAAGGAGACATTGAGATTGCCAGGAAGCCGGTGAGGATCGCCGGCGCCGTTCAAATAGACTTCGTCGAGATTGTTGCGCAGGTGCTGATGCAGTCGCCGCCGCAGCCTCAGCAGGCGTTGGGCATCGTCGTGCCGCTCTCTGGCCAAGAGCTGCGCGGCCCTACCGAAGCCCACGATGCCCGGGACGTTCAGGGTACC from Pseudomonadota bacterium carries:
- a CDS encoding aminotransferase class V-fold PLP-dependent enzyme, which gives rise to GTLNVPGIVGFGRAAQLLARERHDDAQRLLRLRRRLHQHLRNNLDEVYLNGAGDPHRLPGNLNVSFAFVEGEALMMAIKDVAVSSGSACTSASLEPSYVLRALGVGEELAHSSIRFGLGKFNTEEEVDYVGELVVEHVKRLRDMSPLFEMHQEGIDMSSIQWEAH